A single window of Zeugodacus cucurbitae isolate PBARC_wt_2022May chromosome X, idZeuCucr1.2, whole genome shotgun sequence DNA harbors:
- the LOC105219484 gene encoding phosphatidylinositol 5-phosphate 4-kinase type-2 alpha: MDKKMSSSSQPRILKKKHFRVKHQKVKLFRANEPILSVFMWGINHTINELSHVNIPVMLLPDDFRAYSKIKVDNHLFNKENMPSHFKVKEYCPLVFRNLRERFSVDDVDYRESLTRSQPIRIESSGKSGAQFYQSYNKFFIIKSLTSEEIERMHAFLKQYHPYVVEKHGKTLLPQYLGMYRITVESGQHYFVVMRNVFSSHLTIHKKFDLKGSTVDREASEKELEKSLPTYKDNDFIKQKVKIEIGEEAKKKLLNTLSSDVDLLTKLHIMDYSLLVGIHDCVRAEEEALQGENSQATGRSENSESEECDSGERWTYNTPPDSPRGAQYKEVVYEVDIYAIPSIEERREIYFIAIIDVLTQYGVKKQAAKAAKTVKYGSNVDGISTCDPEQYAKRFLDFMDKAIE; this comes from the exons atggaCAAGAAAATGTCGTCGTCATCGCAGCCgcgtatattaaaaaagaaacattttcgTGTAAAGCATCAAAAAGTGAAACTTTTTCGAGCCAACGAACCGATTCTGAGCGTTTTTATGTGGGGCATTAATCACACG ATAAATGAGCTAAGTCATGTTAATATACCTGTAATGCTTTTGCCAGATGATTTTCGTGCATACTCCAAAATCAAAGTTGATAATCATCTCTtcaataa AGAAAATATGCCGTCACACTTCAAAGTCAAAGAATACTGTCCCTTAGTATTTCGAAACTTGCGTGAAAGATTCAGCGTCGATGATGTTGACTACCGCGAGTCCTTAACTCGTTCACAGCCAATACGTATTGAGTCGTCGGGTAAATCAGgtgcacaattttaccaaagttataataaattttttataataaagagCTTGACATCGGAGGAGATCGAACGTATGCACGCGTTTTTAAAACAATATCACCCA TATGTTGTTGAAAAGCATGGCAAGACTCttttaccacaatatttgggaatgtacagAATAACGGTTGAGAGCGGTCAACATTATTTTGTAgttatgcgcaatgtatttAGTTCCCATCTAACCATACACAA AAAATTCGACTTGAAAGGTAGTACCGTTGATCGCGAAGCGTCGGAAAAGGAGTTAGAAAAGTCTTTACCTACTTATAAAGACAATGACTTTATAAAGCAAAAAGTCAAAATTGAAATTGGGGAGGAAgccaaaaagaaattattgaacacattgtcaagtgatgtTGAT CTCCTCACAAAGCTGCACATAATGGATTATTCGCTCTTAGTTGGCATACATGACTGCGTTCGTGCTGAAGAGGAAGCATTGCAGGGCGAAAACTCTCAAGCGACCGGACGCAGTGAAAACAGCGAAAGCGAGGAATGTGATAGCGGAGAAAG ATGGACTTACAATACACCCCCTGATTCACCACGCGGCGCACAATACAAAGAAGTGGTCTATGAAGTTGATATCTATGCCATTCCAAGCATTGAAG AACGgcgagaaatatattttattgccattattgATGTATTAACACAGTATGGTGTGAAAAAACAG GCCGCCAAAGCAGCTAAGACTGTTAAGTATGGAAGTAATGTCGATGGAATTTCTACTTGTGATCCGgaacaatatgccaaaagatTTCTAGACTTCATGGATAAAGCAATCGAGTAA
- the Guk1_1 gene encoding guanylate kinase isoform X2, whose amino-acid sequence MMSSEAPIKGPRPLVVCGPSGSGKTTLLKKLFEEFPHTFGFSISHTTRSPRAGEEHGVHYYFVDKDKMKEQIANDEFIETAVFSGNTYGTSKDAIRNIQNSGKVCVLDIEPQGVDQIKKTDLNPILVYNNPPTLKDLELRLRKRQTETEESLQKRLAAAEQEIAYGLTEGNFHKIIHNIEIDASYKEFKDFIVKELKAQENQGVVIRWE is encoded by the exons AT GATGTCATCGGAAGCTCCTATTAAAGGGCCCCGTCCCCTAGTCGTATGCGGTCCTTCGGGTTCTGGAAAGACTACTTTGCTGAAGAAACTTTTTGAGGAGTTTCCTCATACGTTCGGTTTTAGTATATCACACACAACACGTAGTCCTCGCGCCGGCGAAGAACATGGTGTACACTATTATTTTGTTGACAAGGATAAAATGAAGGAACAAATAGCTAATGACGAATTTATAGAAACTGCAGTGTTTAGTGGAAATACATATGGTACTAGTAAGGATGCAATTCGTAATATTCAAAACTCTGGTAAAGTGTGTGTCTTGGATATCGAACCACAAGGAGTCGACCAAATCAAAAAGACGGATTTAAATCCTATTCTGGTTTACAACAATCCACCAACCCTCAAGGATTTGGAGTTGCGTCTGCGTAAGCGTCAAACAGAAACAGAAGAATCGTTACAGAAGCGTCTTGCTGCTGCGGAACAGGAAATAGCATATGGTTTGACTGAAGGAAACTTCCACAAAATCATACACAATATCGAAATTGACGCATCATACAAAGAGTTTAAAGATTTTATAGTAAAAGAATTGAAGGCGCAAGAAAACCAAGGTGTTGTAATACGTTGGGAATAA
- the Guk1_1 gene encoding guanylate kinase isoform X1 produces MLRVIATGRKGAILKFFGRMSSEAPIKGPRPLVVCGPSGSGKTTLLKKLFEEFPHTFGFSISHTTRSPRAGEEHGVHYYFVDKDKMKEQIANDEFIETAVFSGNTYGTSKDAIRNIQNSGKVCVLDIEPQGVDQIKKTDLNPILVYNNPPTLKDLELRLRKRQTETEESLQKRLAAAEQEIAYGLTEGNFHKIIHNIEIDASYKEFKDFIVKELKAQENQGVVIRWE; encoded by the exons ATGTTGCGTGTTATAGCAACAGGGAGAAAAGGAGCCATTCTGAAAT TTTTCGGCAGGATGTCATCGGAAGCTCCTATTAAAGGGCCCCGTCCCCTAGTCGTATGCGGTCCTTCGGGTTCTGGAAAGACTACTTTGCTGAAGAAACTTTTTGAGGAGTTTCCTCATACGTTCGGTTTTAGTATATCACACACAACACGTAGTCCTCGCGCCGGCGAAGAACATGGTGTACACTATTATTTTGTTGACAAGGATAAAATGAAGGAACAAATAGCTAATGACGAATTTATAGAAACTGCAGTGTTTAGTGGAAATACATATGGTACTAGTAAGGATGCAATTCGTAATATTCAAAACTCTGGTAAAGTGTGTGTCTTGGATATCGAACCACAAGGAGTCGACCAAATCAAAAAGACGGATTTAAATCCTATTCTGGTTTACAACAATCCACCAACCCTCAAGGATTTGGAGTTGCGTCTGCGTAAGCGTCAAACAGAAACAGAAGAATCGTTACAGAAGCGTCTTGCTGCTGCGGAACAGGAAATAGCATATGGTTTGACTGAAGGAAACTTCCACAAAATCATACACAATATCGAAATTGACGCATCATACAAAGAGTTTAAAGATTTTATAGTAAAAGAATTGAAGGCGCAAGAAAACCAAGGTGTTGTAATACGTTGGGAATAA
- the Guk1_1 gene encoding guanylate kinase isoform X3, translating into MSSEAPIKGPRPLVVCGPSGSGKTTLLKKLFEEFPHTFGFSISHTTRSPRAGEEHGVHYYFVDKDKMKEQIANDEFIETAVFSGNTYGTSKDAIRNIQNSGKVCVLDIEPQGVDQIKKTDLNPILVYNNPPTLKDLELRLRKRQTETEESLQKRLAAAEQEIAYGLTEGNFHKIIHNIEIDASYKEFKDFIVKELKAQENQGVVIRWE; encoded by the coding sequence ATGTCATCGGAAGCTCCTATTAAAGGGCCCCGTCCCCTAGTCGTATGCGGTCCTTCGGGTTCTGGAAAGACTACTTTGCTGAAGAAACTTTTTGAGGAGTTTCCTCATACGTTCGGTTTTAGTATATCACACACAACACGTAGTCCTCGCGCCGGCGAAGAACATGGTGTACACTATTATTTTGTTGACAAGGATAAAATGAAGGAACAAATAGCTAATGACGAATTTATAGAAACTGCAGTGTTTAGTGGAAATACATATGGTACTAGTAAGGATGCAATTCGTAATATTCAAAACTCTGGTAAAGTGTGTGTCTTGGATATCGAACCACAAGGAGTCGACCAAATCAAAAAGACGGATTTAAATCCTATTCTGGTTTACAACAATCCACCAACCCTCAAGGATTTGGAGTTGCGTCTGCGTAAGCGTCAAACAGAAACAGAAGAATCGTTACAGAAGCGTCTTGCTGCTGCGGAACAGGAAATAGCATATGGTTTGACTGAAGGAAACTTCCACAAAATCATACACAATATCGAAATTGACGCATCATACAAAGAGTTTAAAGATTTTATAGTAAAAGAATTGAAGGCGCAAGAAAACCAAGGTGTTGTAATACGTTGGGAATAA